In the genome of Phragmites australis chromosome 9, lpPhrAust1.1, whole genome shotgun sequence, the window TCTTCAAATGATCACCAAAATGGTTGTTGTACTGTAACATATATGTTATGCTAGTTCATATTGCGGACTGGATTGTTGCGCTGCATGAATTGTTCAGTCTTGTGTTGGTGACTTCAGGCAATACCCCGCTGCAGCTTTTAACTAGACCTGGGCCTTTTAACTAGACAAGGTGTGTTTCTAGTTGAACAACTATGTAGGAGTTCCGCACTTCTGCTACTACTAGTACTTTACATGGAGACTGCAGCGTAGACTGCAGCGTGAAGTGTGATGAAGTTTGGTTATCTCATGGTGTTTTCTTGCcttcaaattttgcaaattgAGTAATGAACTACTTTGAATTTTGACGATTTGAACTATTTATAGGAATTAGAGCATCGATTTTGTTCAATTTGTAGAAAATTCTACAGAAATTGTAGCCTTAATTGAGAACATGTCTCTGCCGAACCCAACTGACAGATGAGCAAGAACACATCTAGTAGGGTGCAAAATGGAAAGACCGCAAAAAACCTAACTACGCCCACCGTGGGgctcgaacccacgaccacaaggttaagagCCTTGCGCTCTACCGACTGAGCTAGACGGGCTTGTTGTAATTCGAATGTATAGAATATTAATAATTCAGAAATAAGTAGCATCGTTTAATATGAAACTAGTGACGAACTTTAGGCAGACAGCGTGAGacaagaagagaagatcgaTCCTTTTCTTCAGTCTAGTACCAACTACCCATTGGATGGATGCGGCGCCATTTAAGCACAGAATTTCATCCATGGATCTCGATACGAAACTTCTAAAGTAGCCAAGGCACATGGTCTATACTTATAACACAAGTCCATGCCCAATGTAGAGGTGCATAGCTGCATGTTACCATGATCTTAAGCACTCGTTGTTTTTCACTCAGCTACTACACCGGTAGTAAGAGCATCTCcagcctattttctaaatttgtCTCATTATTTTCTTTGTATAGGAAACTCTCTATTCTGATTCTCTCTATTTCTCAGCGCACTCTAACATATTCCCTAAATTTAGCTCCATATACTTCACTTacctatattttatcaatatctTTTACCTACTAAATAGTTCTAACCGTTTTATACAAAGCTAGGTCATGTCTGCAGCCAACCAGCTAAAGCTCGAGCTCGCTGCCGcggcctctctctccccctcctgtGATGTTGTGAGCTCCATCCCCAACCAGAGCACCATCTCCATCCATCCCAACCCAAGAGTAGAGAGTTGTGGCATGGACCTCGTCCTTGACCAGCCCGAGCAGCCCTCCCTGACGCCGACTAGCCTAAGCTCCCTCCCTAGCATCGGTCAGCCGTAGCCCAAGCTCCAACCACCCACAGGTCTAGGCCATTCCTCCTCTCCCTAATCTCTCTCCAATCATCCTCTCTCTAATCTCTACACACCGCCCGGGCGGCGTTGTGGGACGCCAAGCTCCCGTGCAACCCCTGTTGGAGCCCCCTGACAACGCCCGTGCGTGGGATGGGCGGCGACGGGTGACTTCAGGGGCTGTGGAGGCGCATTATCGAGTTGGCGCTCGGGCCTGCGGGACGGGGAGAAGGAACCACGAGAAACCGGGAAGGTGAAGAAGGAGCAAACCTAGGTCTTGGTGGCAACGAGAACGAAGTTGCAGTCTAGGATAGAGAGCGGAGGAGCCTCCCTGTATGTGGTGTGCGAGACGACGAAATAGCGAGCTCCTAAAGTTAGCAAGACAAGTAGCAAATTCGATGTGGAGACCTGTTTTTGCTGCATTCGCTAAGAAAATAGGATAGCGAGTCGAGAAAGGGTGGGTTTGAACTGCTTAAGATGCTAATGGAGTGTTTGGTTTCAGGGATCGActtaggatgtgtttggtttaGGGGATGATGTGGGATGGAAGAAGACGATTCTTGTTTTTGTGATGTTTAGTTCAGAGGTAGCAGGGTGGGATCATCCCTCTTAAGAAATATTTTCCCAATATGCTGAATGAAGCTATCCCTCTAAATCAGTGGGACAAAGTAATCCACATTTGCTAATCATActcattagtaaaatgattagtgatattattatgtttgtattacttattagtatatattactatgagattagaatttgtaaggGTTAATATACTAGTTAGTGGCAATTGATGAactaattagagtatgattagaattaattagcatattttattgttaattggTAATGACTATGTCAAGAGTAACATTAATACGTCGTTAGGGCATattgattagtgtattattaataattattatttaaaattaaaagatataattatTTGATGATTCTCATTTTCATCCGTCATCGTCCctctaacttaaaaaaaagagaCTCATCCTAtctataaaaaagaagaagattatCTCATCTAAAAATAAGGACGACTCTATCTTATCCCACTTTACCTCCCAACTAAACATCACATCAATTCTCATATTACACTAATTATTTATTTCGAACAAGTTTATTCAGAACACAAATCAAACAAGTTATGAGGCCTTAGCACGATGTTTGTTTTTTCACGATTCACCCAACACCGAGCCGTCGCTGTCATAATCCACGAGCAAAGACCGTAAATTACGTACGTTTAGCTGCTTAATTGTCCACGGCTTCTCGAATTAAGGCCCCTGAAACATGCCCCGTACGTACGTTAACTCCTGCAGCTCAACACATCACGTGAGCAGATGGCCCTCAAAATCAAATCTCCATCAGCTAGCGGCGTCAAAACCTAAAACACATAATAGTACAactatataaaataaatattataataacatttttttatatatatttatcttatacaatatatatttatacgAAAAATTAAACACCATTTTTCCCAATTAAATTTAAAAGATACAAACAACTAAACAAATTATTATTACATATAAAGGTCAGGCTCTCGAGTCGCATTACATCTTACTCGTGCGACCGCGACGCCACCTCGCCACCCCGCGCGCGGTCGGTCACGCGCCGCGCACTCGcccgcgcctcctcctcctccccgctcgctcgctcgcacgcgccaccaccacctcgtCCTCGTCCCGTCTCCCTCGCGTCTCGCCCCCATTGCGCGGCGCGGGACGGAGCGATCGCGCGCGGGGGGGAGAGCCCTAGACCTAAGCTGCCGCCCGGGGTGGGGCTGTTGTGAGGCGCCGATGCAGGGCCAGGCCCAGGCGTACAGCCGCCTGGGGAGCTTCGGCGGGGCGGCGGGCGCGTCgtccccgccgcctccgccgccgttgTTCCCGGCGCGGGCTGGCGGTGGGAGGCGGACGCCCGCGAAGGGGGGCTCGGCGAGGGGCACCCCGGGGAgcacgtcggcggcggcggcggcgtggacgGGGGTTGGGtggggcagcggcggcgcggctGGGAGGGCTGCGAGGGCGGTGCTCGCGGCGCTGCTGCGGAGGCAGGCGGTGTTCCTCTTCGCTCCGCTATTGTACGTCGCCGCGATGCTGCTGTACATGGGCTCGCTCCCGCTCGACGCCGTGCCGCGGATCATCGCGCGGCAGGCGCCCGGGTCGGTGTACCAAAGCCCGCAGCTGTACGCGCGCCTCCGCGCCGAGATGGACGCCGACAACTCCACCGACGCGGTCAGTGCCTCCTCTTTACACGTTCGTTGCCGCATTGAATTGTCTGGGTTGCAATGTGGCTTAATTGTTTGCCTTTTTGATCATCAACCGTGCAATGTATGGCTTAGGTTGGGCGTGGAATGTTTTCCTTATGTACTGATCGAGCAGAGATGGTTGGTATCGATTTAGATTAGTTTAACTCGTGTTAATTAATTTCGATTGGCCCTCAGTCTTCTTCAAATTGCCAGGGAACGTGGggttttgtttgtttatttgctaGCGTATGGAATTGCTGCAGCTTCATGGGATGTCATCAACAACATATTTGTATCACCACCTGAAATTTGATTCAGCTTATATCAGTCATTGTTACCTTGTAACATCATGCGTCAGTTGAATCAGCTTAGTGCAGTTTGGGCTACACTGTGCGTTCCTTTGAAAATTGAAATAGAAAAACTTATTCGTCAAATCAGCTCCTGTAAGTGATGGTGATTTCGCTTGccctcctcctttttctttttgctgctGAGAGAATTATTGCTccggattaaaaaaaaaacagtgcaGGCACATCATTGTAtactacaaaattaaaatcatGAGATGGCTAAGAACAAACTTGATACGCTCATGCTCAAGAGGCATTTTTAGCAAACTGGCAACACAACAAGCAAGCTGCTCCTGCATTTCTGGTGTTTAGGTGTTTTACATCTCTTTTGTAGTCATCTCTTCCATTATTTACTCATTTATCACTTGCATGTATCTACACTATCTATTTCTTATGTCCTCAAATGACATTATGTAATGTCTGGTTTAATAGACCAgacaagaaaatttcaaatgAACAGATGTAAAGTGTGGTTGAACGGACCAATCAAATGAATCTCAGATGAACTGATATAAAGTGCGGTTGAACAGACCAAACAAATGAGTTTCTAAATTGAAATCCCTTAAACTTATATTTGTGCATTGGATGCGGTGCATGAATGGGAAGGTTCAACATTAAATCCATCAGCAGCTAGAGCTTCCTTTTTTCTCAAGTCAAGTGGAATAAGCATGTTGagtatatatatgcatttaCGTCCATCTTTCATTATAATATCCTGCAAAGAATCTTAACTAAATGACAAAGTAATGTCCAgtaaagaaatagaaaaagaacATATCCTGTACTTCCATCGTTAATCTTCTGTTGCATGTTTTTTATGATGTTTCTTTTGCTTCTCGATACAATTTCCTTCTTAATTTATGTTAATTTTGCATGTATGCTTCTTTCTCAcattttcataattttctaGCTAGCAACTGTATGGAGGCACACTTACAAAGGTGGCGCATGGAGACCCTGCATAAACAATGGGACCAATGGTATGCCATTTTCTAGgactttcttttctatttttcttgagTAAATAATATACATGAGGTGTGCACATTCAGTGGATTTGTGATTTCTAGCATTGCTTGTTTTTCCTTCTACTGTCTTTAGTGTATTTCCAATGAATTTGTTTCTTCTCTGATATGTAAATAGTAAACCCCTGAACATAGTCTGATTGTGGAGAAAAACTTGATTTCTTGTATTTTATCATGCCAAAAGTTACTTGATGCTGTCTtacgttttcattttcacatatGGTCGGGTCGATTCATCGCTCATAGTTCAATTGTTATTATAGAACCGCAAACATGCAAGTAGAAGATGTATTACTGCTTATTATTGCCTCCGTTGATGTGAGTTCCTCATAAAACTCACAAGCAGTGCATGTTGGGACCTAATATGCTTTATTATATGATTGACAAGTTCTTATTGATGGTTAACTGATCATCTACCTGATATAAGAATCAtttttcttcattcttgattCTTGTAAAGTTTGTTTTTAATGTACCGCGCTTACCAAGTTCACCATTGGAAGAACTCATACATATTACTTCCacaagttctttttcttttaaaaaaaatgaggcCTAGAAAGTAGTCAAAATATATTAATGTTGACTTCAAATATTTGTAGAATATGTTATTTGGatatatgaaaatgatatgGGTGAATCTGTCATAAAATTTACTCTCATAAATCACACTTTTATAACCTTTTCAGGATATACGAAAATTTATCCGTAAATGAATGTGCCATCATAGCCTATGTAAAGGCAAAAACATCACTTTTTGTTTGTGACTGGAGTGAGTTGCGTTTAGAGAGTTTGCATATTTGAACATACCCCTTGTATCTCCCTAATTATTTTTCATTACTTCTGTTAGGTTTGCCTGAATCAAATGGCTACATATATGTTGAGGCAAATGGTGGTTTAAATCAACAAAGGACATCGGTAGTTGCTTTACCTCAGTGGTTCCTTATTCCTCCTAATAGTTTACATATGTTCTATTCATAATTAGTTACTCACCCATGCAtctctctcttttgtttttctGTTTTCAGATATGCAATGCAGTCGCTATTGCTGGTTTTCTAAATGCTACTCTTATTATCCCAAATTTCCATTTCCATAGCATTTGGAGGGATCCTAGGTCTCTTTCACTCCCTATCTCCCCACCCTGAAATATGTGTTTGACTCGTTATTAACTTGAATTAAGTCTGAAATATATCATGAACCCCTGTGAGACAAATGGGTTTCCCTCGGTCTTCCTTATTTTACGAATGTATTGTTGAAAGTAAAAGTTCATGACGTTAAATCTGTAACGTATTATATTTTTCCTAGTATGCATGGTAATCTTGTTTGATGCTAATGTGAGAGATGTTCTTTCATTTTAGTGAAATTGCCTTTACAAAATACTTATCccttggtgatggatgaggtcacaagggacaTTCAGGGAGATATCccttggtgtatgctctttgctgaCGATGTGGTGTTAGTTGACGAGAGTAGGATAGGAGTTAATAGGAAATTGGAGTTGTGGAGTTATACTTTAGAATCAAAAGGTTTTAGACTTAGTAGGACCAAAACTGAGTATATGAAGTGCGATTTCGGTGTTACTAGGCATGAGGGAGAAGATGTTAGTCTCGGTGAAGAAGTGGTTCccaagaaggatacctttcgatatttggaaTTGATGCTACAGAGGGATGGTGAGAATCAAAGTTGGATGGATGAAATGGCGTAAAGCTTCTAACATCTTCTGTGACAAGCGGGTGCTACAAAAGTTGAAAGGTAAGTTATATAGGACGGCGATTCGACCCGTGATATTGTATGGCGtcgaatgttggccaactaaaaggcgacatgtcCAACAGTTAAGTGTAGTAGAGATGCGTATGTTGCGATATATTTGTGGCTATACAAGAAAGGATCAAATCCGAAATAATGGTATACGTGATAGGGTAGGGGTAGCtccaattgaagaaaagcttgtctaatatcggttgagatggtttaGACATATTCAACGGAGGCCTCCAGAGTCACCTGTGCATAGCTGGATAATGAGATGcgctgataatgtgaagagaggcaTATGTCAATCATACctaacatgggaggagtctgtaaggagagacttgaaggaataGAATATCCTCAAAGAACTATCTATGAATAGAAACGCGTGAAAGTTAGCAATCCATGTgtcagaaccataacttatgcatcagtctcctCATACCATTATTACTTTTGCAATCCACGTGTCaaaaccataacttatgcatcaatTTCCTTATACTATTATTGCTTCAttcttatcttttttattttcattttagaCATAGCTTGTATTAGTGTCTAATGTCAAGTAAGGCTGAGGGAGTTGCACTTCTCATAACGTTAGCTCTAGAAGCAACCAGAAATATTCTTCCCACATCTGCCTATACAATCTTAATAACATACACAAAATTATGTTGATGTGAAATGACTTGTGCACTCTGTCTCTAGTTGTTGCTTACTGCACACGGGATATGGGTTGTTATCTTGTTTGCACATCATATTGAGTAACTTGGGTAGCTGAATTGTGTTTACTTGTTATTATTGCTGAGAAAGTTCTAAAAGAGTTATATCAATTAATTCTAGGAGGCAAAATGGCAGACTATATTGATTGTTTGACGGTTGGACCGCTTTGCCTATTGTTGGGCATTGTATACATTTGCACTTGGTTGGATGACTCTGCCCTTTTGTTGAGTTGTTCCACTTTCTTCAGGTTCTTTGACAACTCTAGTGGTTGGATAAATGTAATTGATCATTTATGTACACCTATTAGATTTAGCTTCCTGATAGCTGACGAAAACATTGCCTATCAGTTTTGAACTTTTCTGCTTGTAAATTGTATTAACAAAATACGATTactgatatttattttttgataCAGCAAATTCAGTGATATTTATGATGAAAATCACTTTGTACAACGTCTACAAAATGATGTTCAAGTAGTTGACAAAGTGCCTGACTTTATAATGGAGCGGTTCGGTCACAATCTCAGCAATGTATTCAATTTCAAGATAAAGGCTTGGGCCCGTATTCAATACTACAAAGATATTGTTCTTCCTAAATTAGTTGAAGAAAGGTGATCTTAAATCCAATTCAGTtatttcttcatgaatttaCTGTTCCTTATGTTAAATCATTTTTTTTGATATGGATTGACTATTGTAGATGGAATAGTAGGAAGAAATCGGCTAGTCATCCTCCTCTCAGAGGCTCTGACTGCTTTTTAAgtttcttcttgcttgattacaatggaAGAGTCGTGGCACATTATATAAAGCTAGTTACTAACAAACTAGCTAACAAACTAATAGATGAGATCACGTACTAACTAACACATAAGGCTAACCTGAATAACAAACTCAATCTAACTTAACTAACTAATTTATCTCCATGGTGCTTCACATATCTTGTTGTTGCTGCCGCCTTGCCGTGCTACAGCCTTGTAGCTGATGTTCCTAGGCCCAAGGCCCATGACATTACACCACCCCTCCAAGACAGCTCGTCCTCTAGCTGTTGTGGTGGCCATTGTTGTAGGCGTTGCAGGGCCAAAGTCGACGAATGGATGCGATGTCTCTTGTGCATGCTCAGCAGGCTGCCGAAGAAGGTCGATGTTGCCCAGTGTTGATGAGGATAGCAGCATACGTTGTACGATGATGTTGCCTTTGCCCGCGACGTTGAAGAAGGCGAGCAAGGATTGTGCTTCGTGAAAGGTACAGCAGCAGTAGAGGAAGGCCGTCGAAATTTGGAGACGTGGTCGTGAGGAAGGAGAGGGTGTGGGATGGATGGACGCGGCGACCGCGTCAGGGATGGCGGCTGCGTTAGGGGCCGCCATGCAGCGCGGAGTTGAGGAGCGTCCGGGGCGAATGAGTGGCGGCGATCGGATGGATAGCAGGAGGCTGGATCCGGGCGGTGACACGAGCGGATTGGGCTGATCCGCTCAAGTTCTGGTGGGCGGCGCCGGCCGGAGGAGTGACGATGCAAGGCGGACTACGTCAGGCGGCGCAGGCATGTGGAGAGGCCGGGCGGAGGAGCGGCGGTGGTTGGTTGGAGAGGCAGCTCGGTGGAACAAGAGGCGGCGCCGGCAGATGAGCGGTGGCAGTCGGGCGGCGCTCCAGATCCACACAGAAGCTGTGTGGAGCAGGGCTGGTTGTCGTGGGTGGTGTCCTCCGCTGTGTGCTCCTCATGGAAGAAAAAGTCGTCGAGGTTGAGGTCCATCGCGTCCTCCACTGTTTGTTCCTCACTGAAGGACCAATTGGCATAGTGCTGCGTCGGAAATTCGGTATAGTGCAACTTGTGGAGGCAAGGCACCATGGCTATGGAGAAGTTGTAGATGGAAATTTGTGGATGGTGACTAAATCTTGTTGTTGGCCGCTACAGAAGTTGTGGTGAGCGAGTAGGCGCAGGATCAGAGGTCTCTGATACTAAATGATATGGATTGACTAAGGTAGATGGAATAATAGGAAGAAACCGGTTAGTCGCCCTCATCTCGGAGGCTCTGACCGCTCTTTAGgtttcttcttgcttgattacaatggaAGAGTTGTGGCACATTATATAGAGCTAGCTACTAACAAACTAATAGATGAGATCACGTACTAACTAACATATAAGGCTAACCTGGATAACAAACTCAATCTAACTTAACTAACTAATTTATCTCCATAGTGCTTCACGTATCTTGTTGCCACTGCCTCGCTGTGCACCCTGCTGCCGCCGCCTTGCTGTGCTGTGCACCCTGCTGTTGCCGCCTTGCCGTGCGGCAGCCTTGCAGCTGCCGTTCCTTGGCCCAAGGCCCATAACATTTTGGCTATATAGTGCTTTATGATGCATTTTTTAATTCATGTTATATCCTGTCATTAATCGCTAACCTTATATATGATTTAACTAGTACACTTACGCTAACATTAGAGTCTAAAACTTAGAGGTGCATCGCTACTATGCTAGATACGAATATGATGTTAATAAATTTCACATGAAAAACTGTAAATACACTATGATATCTTTGTAACAACTACGCCATTTTATTACACTCTCTACAATATTGATCTATAGTTAGTTCATGTACCACATCCTCTGTTAAAAATCATTGTTGATAGTTGGAGCATCTCTTGAACAGTATCCTGTTAATTTTATTCTAGAAGGTAGCCTTTTTACACCGGAAGCTTGCCTGCGGCATCTATTTTTTCTGACTTGATCAATTCTTTCATTTCTTTGCCGTAGTTTCCGTGGCCTGGGACACTGAGTTTTGAGGAACATTCAATTGTTTATGCTTCCTTTTACATTTAGATACATTTTTAATAATCAGATAGGAGCCCTCATTGGTGAAACCATTCCTCTGTTTACCAGGACACTGCTGTTTATCTAGAAGTTGGCTGATTGCATCCATTTCTGGAAATGTCGTTTGTAGTTTGTTGAATATCATGAAGTGCCCACTTTTATTATGATGTGACTCTTTCTGATTATGTGCTCAATAGTACAGATTCATCAGGATTTCTCCTTTTGCCAACCGGCTCTCATTTGATGCACCAACTGCTGTTCAACGGTTAAGATGCTTGGCTAATTTTGAAGCCTTAAAATTCTCCAAGCCAATTGCATCTTTATCTGAGACCTTAGTTTCTCGAATGAAAGAGAAAAGTGTTGAAAGCAATGGAAAATATATCTCAGTGCATCTTCGTTTTGAGGAGGTTGGATTTCTTTCGTAAAAGCTTGATGTTTAATATATTTGGGAACCAGGGATCCACCCTTTTCTATTTAACTTTTGGTGTTTTAATATGCCGCCAGTGTTATGAAATAATAGGGGTATCTGCTAATTGTTAT includes:
- the LOC133929821 gene encoding protein ESMERALDA 1-like codes for the protein MQGQAQAYSRLGSFGGAAGASSPPPPPPLFPARAGGGRRTPAKGGSARRAARAVLAALLRRQAVFLFAPLLYVAAMLLYMGSLPLDAVPRIIARQAPGSVYQSPQLYARLRAEMDADNSTDALATVWRHTYKGGAWRPCINNGTNGLPESNGYIYVEANGGLNQQRTSICNAVAIAGFLNATLIIPNFHFHSIWRDPSKFSDIYDENHFVQRLQNDVQVVDKVPDFIMERFGHNLSNVFNFKIKAWARIQYYKDIVLPKLVEERFIRISPFANRLSFDAPTAVQRLRCLANFEALKFSKPIASLSETLVSRMKEKSVESNGKYISVHLRFEEDMVAFSCCVYDGGDEEKKEMDAAREIGWRGKFTKRGRVIKPGVIRMNGKCPLTPLEVGLMLRGMGFSNKTAIFLASGKIYRAEKNMAPLLEMFPLLQTKETLASEEELAPFKNFSSRMAAIDYSVCAQSEVFVTTQGGNFPHFLMGHRRYLYGGHSKTIKPDKRRLAVLFDNPRIGWKSLKRHLLNMRAHSDAKGIEMKRPNESIYTFPCPDCMCRLNRTEHSKPRHTR